The nucleotide window GCGGTATCGCCTTGAGGAACACAGCTACGATAAGCGTGAGCTCCAGCGGCACCCTCAGCCTGCTGAAACTCCTCATTACCTCCGAAGTCGTCGTAGTACTTATGAAGATGAAGCCCAGCATGGTAATGTAGATGACCTGGTCGTTAAGGCCGAACAACAGGCCGATCATTAAGTCCTGTAACGAGACCACAGGGTAATAGTGGAACACCTTCACTATGAAAGGGGGCCACACATAGAGGACTGGTGAGCCCTGCCCGGGGTAGTAGATGGTGTTCATCGTACTCCACGCCGTGACCACCACGTAGAAGCCGACGTACATCAACAGTGGCTTGACCTTGTCCCTGAGGGCTATAACGCCGAGGGCGAGGAAGGACAAGGGGAGGGCAAACCCCAACAAAGTGTCGGAATGAAACTTCAACCTTATAGTACTGTAAACGATAAAGAAGGTAAGCAGGGCCAGCAGCTTCACTAATGGGTCTACTTTCAGCCGGGTCCCCCCGTACCGTGTGAGCTCCGCAAGCCCCCCGTAGCCGAGCTTCACAGCTAGCCACAGCACTGTTATGTATACTGCTATTAACAGCAAGACGGAGAAGTAAAACATCTTGTGGTAAAGCGACTCCGAGGTAAAAAAGGTTTTGAGACGCGGCCGTGTCGGGGCTGTGGGTGGGCTATTTTACGTTAATAAGGCTTTCCTTTCCCTTTTTTATTTCTGTTTTTTATTTAATAGTCTACATAAGCTGAGGGGTTGGCTTAACGCCCACCGGGTCTTTTTTTAACGCTGATAGGGACTATCATAACTTTTTATGTCGAGCTCCATTACGAAAATGTCGTCCCCGCCCCCACCGGTGCGGGTAACGCCCTAAGGGTGGTTACGCAAATGTGGGCGATGTCGTTGGGCTTAAAGGAGTCACATGACCTCTACAGCCGAGCGGTCGAGGACTAAGCCCCCATCCCCACTAGGTCATGATTAGTAAATAGTCGAAATGGAAGTGTAGGGACAAACAGTTAGCCACACCGCTTAACTCACCGGCCGCAGCTACCGCTTTCGGTTCTTTATAACCGTTACGGAAAAGCCGTCCAGCCACATATCGGCGAAGCCCGTTTGCCGCTTCTATTTCGGCCGTTTTATAGCCTTTCCCACAGTAAACGCGGAGGGTGGATGACGCCTGTGGGTACATAGCGTACCTAGTCGCCTCGGTAACTTAGCCCACTTTTAATACCTTAAGTTAAGACTCGTCCCTAGACTATTATGAATAAAGGCTATACCTCCAATCACGACCTAGTATGGGGACTTTAGCCCTCCCGGTTAAGGCAAACTCGCGAAAG belongs to Stygiolobus caldivivus and includes:
- a CDS encoding energy-coupling factor transporter transmembrane component T family protein: MFYFSVLLLIAVYITVLWLAVKLGYGGLAELTRYGGTRLKVDPLVKLLALLTFFIVYSTIRLKFHSDTLLGFALPLSFLALGVIALRDKVKPLLMYVGFYVVVTAWSTMNTIYYPGQGSPVLYVWPPFIVKVFHYYPVVSLQDLMIGLLFGLNDQVIYITMLGFIFISTTTTSEVMRSFSRLRVPLELTLIVAVFLKAIPQALRQMDDSFKLQLVRGLGYRKNVVLRPFYYIYAMLLVFLPAIVYLLRNSKSLAISLDTRAFRAMRGRTSVVREGLTWLDVLLLAICVLALVLAYVLQS